From the Musa acuminata AAA Group cultivar baxijiao chromosome BXJ3-7, Cavendish_Baxijiao_AAA, whole genome shotgun sequence genome, one window contains:
- the LOC103991619 gene encoding polyadenylate-binding protein-interacting protein 9, whose protein sequence is MAAVAEKAIGSDDPFIHRQSPAEAEAEREYRRDVKNLVDLLSKLNPSAEEFFPSSHAASGDAAGGHRKFDGRLSADAPIFVSWNDFYYNSEPINNNGGTKESSGDGSSNDQPNRRRRNGSNEGKRRTNNRPRGAEREDSIRRTVYVSDIDQLVTEENLAELFSNCGPVVDCRICGDPHSVLRFAFIEFSDEDGARAALNLGGTMLGYYPVRVLPSKTAIIPVNPKFLPKSEDEKKMVVRTVYCTNIDKKVTQMDIKIFFEQFCGEVSRLRLLGDNVHSMCIAFVEFVQAESAIMALNCSGTILGDLPIRVSPSKTPVRPRVPRAASDGFGFSNN, encoded by the exons ATGGCCGCGGTGGCCGAGAAGGCGATCGGGTCGGACGATCCGTTCATCCACCGCCAGTcgccggcggaggcggaggcagaGAGGGAGTACCGGAGGGACGTGAAGAATCTGGTGGACTTGCTCTCCAAATTGAACCCGTCCGCCGAGGAGTTCTTCCCTTCCTCTCATGCTGCCTCCGGTGACGCCGCCGGTGGTCACCGCAAATTTGACGGCCGGCTCTCGGCCGATGCGCCCATCTTCGTATCGTGGAATGACTTTTATTACAATAGTGAACCGATCAATAACAATGGTGGCACTAAGGAATCGAGCGGAGATGGATCATCGAATGATCAGCCTAATCGCAGA AGAAGAAATGGTTCTAACGAGGGGAAGAGGAGGACGAATAATAGACCTCGGGGAGCTGAGAGGGAGGATAGCATCAGGCGAACTGTATATGTTTCTGACATTGATCAGCTT GTAACTGAAGAAAATCTTGCTGAACTATTTTCTAATTGTGGACCA GTGGTTGATTGCCGAATTTGTGGTGACCCCCATTCAGTTCTACGATTTGCATTCATTGAGTTCTCTGATGAGG ATGGTGCAAGGGCAGCACTGAATCTTGGTGGGACGATGTTAGGTTATTATCCTGTCAGAGTATTACCTTCAAAGACTGCAATTATTCCAGTGAATCCAAAATTTCTTCCTAAA TCCGAGGATGAAAAGAAAATGGTTGTAAGGACAGTTTATTGTACAAACATCGATAAGAAG GTcactcaaatggatattaaaattttctttgaaCAATTTTGTGGTGAG GTTTCTCGTTTGAGACTACTTGGTGATAATGTACACTCGATGTGTATTGCATTTGTTGAGTTTGTTCAG GCAGAAAGTGCAATCATGGCTCTGAATTGTAGCGGCACAATTTTAGGAGATCTACCCATCAG GGTGAGTCCTTCAAAGACACCGGTGAGGCCACGTGTACCACGAGCTGCTTCAGACGGATTTGGGTTTAGTAACAACTGA